The window GAACTTTAAAACTGTTCTGAGGACTTTAACTCATAATGTCAGTGGGAAACGTCAGCTTTATAAAGGATTTTGTGATAGTCGGCTTTCCTGGACTTCAGCCTCATTACTATGGCCTTGTCTCAGCgcttctgttttttgtttatgtgtttacATTGGTGGGAAATGCTATATTTTTGGGATTGTTTATAATGAGTAGGAGCCTTCAGAAACCTGTATACTATTGCATTGTAAATCTAGTTGTGTGTGATGTACTATTCAGCACTACAACATTACCAAAGATAATCAGCAGGTACTGGTTCCAAGATGGAAGCATATCATTCATGGGCTGCTTTCTTCAGATgttttttgtgcattattttgGCTCAGTCACTGCACGATTGTTGGCAGTAATGGCTATCGATCGCTATGCAGCAATCTGTTTCCCACTTCGGTATCATAGTCTCATGACAAACAGAAATGTATTCATTCTGATCTTGGGCTCTTGGTTGCTGGGTTTGATAGGCCCCTTGATGATGATCATTCGAGCTTATCCTCTTCCTTACTGTGCGAGCAATTACATTGTGCACTGTTACTGTGATCATATTGCCATCACAACATTGGCATGCACTGACAGAGAAGAATATAGTTATCCAGCATTCATTCATGCTATGATAGTACTGCTGGGCTCTCTTGCTGTAATTGTTTTCTCTTACTGTGCTATCATTGTGGCAGTTCTGCGTATATCGAGTGCTCAAGGAAGGATGAAGACTTTCTCCACCTGCAGTCCTCAGCTCATCATAATTGCCCTTTTTTTCCTACCCAGATGTTTTaattatttgtcaagcaatattaatataaaattcagTACTGATTTGCGATTAGTCATTATAATGATGTATAGCCTTTTACCCCCCATGATCAACCCCCTCATTTATTGTTTAAGAACAGATGAGGTAATGaaggttttaagaaaaaaaattcaaaggaaaaaaatagaCACTAAATCAGGGAAGACTTGACTGTACcctcataatattttatttatattagcctactgtttatattttttgaaatTCACATGAGCAAACAGGAATAGAAATAAATTTTTGATTAAATGGTTTGCTATTTTAAAagctaatacatttttaaattatgcatGTCTGAAGAAGTCTATTTTTGTACATAGAAAACTGAGTGTCATACAAATATCTGTGAGGTCTTATATATTTGAGTCCTTTacacaaaatagaaatatttatatatttttacagtaaatgtaaatgtatatgatatctaaatgtctaaaaatatggTTCATAGCTATGTGCAAAATAAAAGAGATATGAAAACggaaacttgtttttattttgctgcatataattacaataatgttCAGTCATGAAACAAGGAAACAACATGCACTTTGCTTcatataggctacatttaatacaataaataaattattaacaaatattaagcCATAAATAATTAGATTCATGCctagccaaaataaataaataaatacacgtgTGTCAGAATAAACATTTGGAgtcttaaacatattttttttttcaaaattgagaattATACgtcatttgaaagctgaataaataagctttttgtatggtttgttaggataggacaataaaTGGCcgatatatatactatttaaatatctggaatctgagggtaaagaaaattgcatttaaagcGGTCCAAATAAATCCTTAGCATtgcataatattaatacaaactgattttttaaaatatgtttaaggtaggaaataaaagaaatatcttcattgaacatggtttttaatatcctaattattttggctattgctacaaataaactcCAGAATGGTTTTGTGTTTGAGAGGTCACATATGAAGTTATGTTATTTGCAGTACATTGTCCAGCATTTAATCTCTGGGTTTTACACACTATTAAAAAACATACACTTTACTTTTACCTAATGAATttgccactagatggcagaaAAAGTATGTGACATTGTttgttccctttcgatacttcactaatactgcgtatggggaaaagctcctttttcctcgatactgaagccttttttcaataacgcagtgcaactgcactgccattggtttaatatgtaaacttttttaaaccaatgacagcgctgcgtagctgcggagcagttttcgactcagtcaatatgagggcggcacggccgctttcgcataagggtcaaccaggcctgtctagcagccctggagccttggatgaaccctgtttggttcagtcgtggattacccctacaggcggtttccagaaggatTATGCTCTCAACATatgcgtccaacctgggttggggtgctctgtgcgagggcagaccagccttcaGCTCGTGGTCGCATGAGGAAAGCCATctccatatcaactgcctcgagatgctggcagtggaACGAGCCCTTAAATCCTTTAAGGCGATCctggaagggcgccacatcctagtccagtcggacagcatgacagtggtgtcctacataaatcaacCAGGTTGCGATCActcaaggcgacacacatacctggcaagacgaatctgggagGAGACATGCTTTCACagagcaatgtcccctcggacaagtggatgctccatccccagacggttctcaaaatctggaagattttcgggaaggcagaggtcgacctcttcgcctcagaaagcaactctcattgcccaacttatttttcaaaggaaacagatgcgctggcccacaactgacccagcctccttctttatgtTTTTCCCCCAatcgctctgatccctcaggtcatcagacgagtcagggaagacgggcacagagtcctcctagtggccccactctggaggaaccaagtttggtcctcggagcttttcaggctttccatgaaagccccatggccgatcccctgaggcgggacctcctctctcaggtgaacaggacaatctggcatccacagccagaactctgggctctgcatgtatggtccctcgatgggagcctctgagcctccccggggacgtgctacacaccattgctcagacaagagccccgtctacaagacgcctctacgCCCAGAAATGGCAcattagcacaaaacaaagaccctgttgagtgtgacgtatctccgatactgtcatttctccaagagcgtctagaaaagggtctcaccccttccaccctcaaggtttACGTAGCAGCCAtcgcagcatttcatgctcctattgctggcaaatcag is drawn from Carassius auratus strain Wakin chromosome 40, ASM336829v1, whole genome shotgun sequence and contains these coding sequences:
- the LOC113058926 gene encoding olfactory receptor 2L5-like, producing the protein MSVGNVSFIKDFVIVGFPGLQPHYYGLVSALLFFVYVFTLVGNAIFLGLFIMSRSLQKPVYYCIVNLVVCDVLFSTTTLPKIISRYWFQDGSISFMGCFLQMFFVHYFGSVTARLLAVMAIDRYAAICFPLRYHSLMTNRNVFILILGSWLLGLIGPLMMIIRAYPLPYCASNYIVHCYCDHIAITTLACTDREEYSYPAFIHAMIVLLGSLAVIVFSYCAIIVAVLRISSAQGRMKTFSTCSPQLIIIALFFLPRCFNYLSSNINIKFSTDLRLVIIMMYSLLPPMINPLIYCLRTDEVMKVLRKKIQRKKIDTKSGKT